Below is a genomic region from Cloeon dipterum chromosome 2, ieCloDipt1.1, whole genome shotgun sequence.
cCTTTGCTGGGCCAAATTTGACCTTTGATTCATCATTTTTCAGTTGAGTAACTTCATGTATGTAGCAGGACAGGCGCCCGATCAACGAAACAgctgttttgttaatttgtaaAAGTTCGTTTTCGTCCAAAAAAGTGAGTGGGGGCTGTTTTCTCTCGCAGATAATCCTCGGCCAGGTCTGGATGTGTGGTAGAATCGACGGGTCGAAGGGATCATATTCAGgcaaattacaaaatgttGTGTTGCTATCTGTTTGATTTTCTGACTGTGAAAGGTATTCCTCTTTCTCATTCTCTTCGGATTTCCGGaacgcaaaaattaataaatacgcTGACATCACCACAGAAAGCAGTTTGCGGGAACGCCTCAACCGAAACAATCCCtggaaatagaaaatagtatgaaaataaataatggtgtTATGCGATAaatattagaataaattttggcaagcattttttgcaaattagtaattaattacagAATCAAAAACCTTCCAACCATTTTCGTTCGACCTGCAGTGCTTGAGTGCTTTTCAAGGTAGACCCTCACAAGCGCAATCAGTACAACCCATGTTTATCAAATGCCCCCAAGACTCGTCACCAATGCTTGCGtgaaacaggaaaaaacagTTCTAACTCCAACACGAACGCTCTGGCCAATAAAagcagtaaacaaaaatataaaaaatatttaatatgtatttgcaagaaaaataaaataaaacaatgacTGTGCACTGCTGTTATTTGTTAGTTGTAATAAACTTTTATTCTATTTTCCGTgtgtattgaaaaaatatctcgtTTTGATATTTCAGATTGTTTTACTAAAGTTATTGagtttaaagaatttttattttacttaaaccATTTAATTGGAGAATTCGCCAAAAGGAAAAAGCCTTCGATGTTTGGAGTCACTGACTGATGGCATTACTGTTCATGTACAGCTTTTGGgtactgcaattttttgttttaatcttgCTACTGTTTATTCATGgcgttaaaataattgattcgACGtgctggaataaaaaaaatcggatcaGTCAATCGCGGTAAAAACGGTAGCTTATATCCCGACGAGAggaatctgccaagaaaatgtggtcaagcgctgtgtgaatattggagaaaatttggacTAGTGCAATTTTAAGAACAAATTCTTTATCCATAAACAACTCCTTTTTGCATCaaggataaattattttcaactggattatttgtaagttttaactaaaattgtGAGAAcggattttatttgatattaaaatttattaataaaaataatcaaacaatGAAAACTCGCACATATCATATTGTTCTTCGCAATTATAGCTGACACTGAAATTGCAAGGAAATTCCCCCATAAACTCCTTGATGTCGACATTGTTCACTCGAGATAAGAGAATATTATTCGtacaaaatgaataatgaagagattaataaaaatgataaaattcatATCTCTATCCCTGAATGACTTCATTGTCCACTATAATCACAAGCTTTTACCTCTTATAGACATATATACAATTGATTTCAGCTACagacatgaaatttttttcttacatcTGAGGAATGGGCTAATTTAATTGGTGTATTTTATGCATAAAGAATGAttgtcaaataataataagaattCCTTGAGCACCACCAAAAGAGGTAAATCCGTTTCTTACTTTCTGGAGCTACCAAACCAATATGGCGAGAAAGATAACGCGTTATCAATTAGTACATCTTGCAAAAGCAGAACAGTTTTAAGGAAGCAACATTGATGCATCTGGACTGTATCCCGTATTCGTCCAACCTGTTAACATCTCCAAGCAGTCTAGCCTTGTTGCTGTTGATTTCTAGAGTTCCCTCCAGTATTGCGTTCGAAGGTTTAACAGAAATCATGattcttaatattttcgaACTATTATCAAACTGTCCAACGGCTTGAGTCGGCAACAGTTTTTGTGCTCCTTCGATATTTTTCAGCTTCAAACGAGAACACAGCTTTTCCTTGTCTCTTTTTTCCAATATGTTGTTTAAAAGGGTTACAAATTGGTAGGCAcctatttttgtgtttgtttcaaGAACATTCAGCTCTTTTTCGATCCAGCAAACACAGTAGACAATAGGAATCCCAATTTCCAGGCAGGTTCTGTTGCTGGGAATCGGCCTGAAGAGAGACAAGCCCTTGAAACCGTGGCGACGCACTTTGGATTCCGTCTCGAGGTTGTTCATGGCCACATCGAGCAGCGTTTCTCGTACGTCATGCCAGCTCGTCAGGACTTTTGCATTCGCCTCCAGAGCTCGCCGGAAATGCTCCAGAGAAGGAGGAATCATGATTGCTAGATTCGGCATTCGATCCTCTACCCTGCCGATGGCAGTGCGTCTCGCATCGCCGAATCGGTTGCCATGGTCTCCCATGATGAGCACGACGGTGTTGTTGAAGATGTTGTGCATCTCAAGGTCTTGCAACAATTTTAGCAAATCGTCATCAGCTACCTGCAAGgattgaaaattaggaaatttataattgttgcGAATTATCCCCTAAAATATACTGGTCGTACACTCTACTAAGACTTTTATCACATCAAAACCAAAAAAGacactaaaaaaattggacgACCAActatttaaagtaattttctcATACAAACCTAATAATggcacttaaaaattttaaattttcaagtccGATGCCAAgaattttatgataaaatcACAAACCTGCACGGAGTTGATGTAGTCGTGACTTAAAGGAGTTGAAAAAGTGAGGGAGAAGAATGCGCGGCCCTCCTTTTGCATTTTCACCGCGAAGTCCCTTGTGTAATTGAAGAGAAACATATGCTTGGGAAGGTGTCCATAGCATCTCGTATCTAAGGTATTGCGGCCTGTCATGAACTGTTCCATGGCTTGCCAAAACGGCCTCATCACGTAGTCAGTCGGAGGCACGTGAAAACCACGATCTTTGAAGCTAAAGGTGTCGACATCAGGTTGATCTTCTGCGAACATGGTCACGTATCCTTGctcggaaaaatatttccaggtAATTGGGAATCGCCCTGTTGCGTCCTGCCTAAACGGTCCTTGGGATTCATCAGCACCGCCTGCACTATCAGAGTAGCCGCTGAGAAAGGCCAGCATGTTCGGATAGGTGTTGTCCCCCACCTTCAAGGAAAACAATTATAATccgtttgcatttttttatgctGTGCAATGATTGGGAAATAGCTCAAATTGTcttatttccctttttgatTTCTGCGAAAAAGGACTCAATAGTTTTCATGCACTGTTttctcattaaataattaaatggttAATTTTACCAGCAAGGAACTTTCCatgtaatttgcaaaaaaaaaatagagattGTGACAAGAACAATTGAAatcaagcagaaaaaaatttacgagAAACATggtcctgatttgatttttggtgATTGTAGAGAtccattgaaaatataataaatttaaacggaCCACTACTTATAGAgctattcaatttttggccCTTCTACAcatgtgcaataattaatacCTTTGTAAGACCTTCCAATACAATGCCCTTGGCGCGCTCTTTGATAAACTTGCTTGTCTTTGGCAATTGTCGGATGAAATTCAGCCTGGATGTAGAGTCGAGCACGAAAATTAGAACGTTGACtgtgttattattattcgcTGCCGTTCTTCTCTTTGGCTCGATATTCGGCACTTCTTTGACTTTCGCATACCCAGTTGCATAAATCTGGGCTCTAGAAGGTTCCAgtttacaatttacaaaattgaattcgtAAGGGAGGCGCTCAGGTTTagtaattttctgaaattatgtaaattatgtaaatttttttatcttttatcaGCTCTAAATTGATGCATAAGTTTAAGATATTCAgaaagtgtttattttttatttttcattatttgaagGAATGTTTTAGTTCCATCAAATGCTAAGTTACCTTTTATAATTACatttctgtaaatttaatatactaTTTTACTAgagttaaacattttttgctttccgGCTAAATAGCCAATGTTATCTTGGGaattatttataga
It encodes:
- the LOC135937446 gene encoding uncharacterized protein LOC135937446, with the protein product FQKITKPERLPYEFNFVNCKLEPSRAQIYATGYAKVKEVPNIEPKRRTAANNNNTVNVLIFVLDSTSRLNFIRQLPKTSKFIKERAKGIVLEGLTKVGDNTYPNMLAFLSGYSDSAGGADESQGPFRQDATGRFPITWKYFSEQGYVTMFAEDQPDVDTFSFKDRGFHVPPTDYVMRPFWQAMEQFMTGRNTLDTRCYGHLPKHMFLFNYTRDFAVKMQKEGRAFFSLTFSTPLSHDYINSVQVADDDLLKLLQDLEMHNIFNNTVVLIMGDHGNRFGDARRTAIGRVEDRMPNLAIMIPPSLEHFRRALEANAKVLTSWHDVRETLLDVAMNNLETESKVRRHGFKGLSLFRPIPSNRTCLEIGIPIVYCVCWIEKELNVLETNTKIGAYQFVTLLNNILEKRDKEKLCSRLKLKNIEGAQKLLPTQAVGQFDNSSKILRIMISVKPSNAILEGTLEINSNKARLLGDVNRLDEYGIQSRCINVASLKLFCFCKMY